The Nocardioides humi genome includes a region encoding these proteins:
- a CDS encoding SDR family oxidoreductase, producing the protein MELGLKDRVHLVTGGTRGLGRATAEALVADGARVVVSGRSAESVESTVAALGGPEHARGVVADNAAPDTPAALLAAAQDAWGRVDGVLISVGGPPAGLITAMTDEQWTTAFGSVFLGAVRLAREVGAVLGEGGSIAFVLSSSVRQPILDLAISNGLRPGLAMAAKTLADELGPRGIRVNGLLPGRIGTERIAELDAARGDAEAARAEASAQIPLRRYGLPEEFGRVAAFLLSPAASYLSGVMLPVDGGMLRPL; encoded by the coding sequence GCACCCGCGGGCTCGGCCGGGCCACGGCGGAGGCGCTCGTGGCCGACGGCGCCCGGGTCGTGGTGTCGGGGCGCTCGGCGGAGTCGGTCGAGTCGACCGTCGCCGCGCTCGGCGGGCCGGAGCACGCCCGCGGCGTGGTCGCCGACAACGCCGCGCCCGACACCCCGGCGGCGCTGCTCGCCGCGGCGCAGGACGCGTGGGGCCGGGTGGACGGGGTGCTGATCAGCGTCGGCGGGCCGCCCGCGGGGCTGATCACCGCGATGACCGACGAGCAGTGGACCACCGCCTTCGGCTCGGTCTTCCTGGGCGCGGTCCGGCTGGCCCGCGAGGTGGGCGCCGTGCTGGGCGAGGGCGGCTCGATCGCGTTCGTCCTCTCCAGCAGCGTGCGCCAGCCGATCCTCGACCTGGCCATCTCCAACGGCCTGCGGCCCGGGCTCGCCATGGCGGCGAAGACGCTGGCCGACGAGCTCGGGCCGCGCGGCATCCGGGTCAACGGCCTGCTCCCGGGCCGGATCGGCACCGAGCGGATCGCCGAGCTCGACGCCGCCCGCGGCGACGCCGAGGCCGCTCGTGCCGAGGCGTCGGCGCAGATCCCGTTGCGGCGCTACGGACTGCCGGAGGAGTTCGGCCGGGTCGCGGCGTTCCTGCTCTCACCCGCGGCGTCGTACCTGTCCGGGGTGATGCTGCCCGTCGACGGCGGGATGCTCCGCCCGCTCTGA